A stretch of DNA from Streptomyces venezuelae:
GGGCGGCCAGTTCGGGCGGCGGCATCAGGGCGGTCCACTCCTCGTAGAAGGTGCGCAGCTGGAGCCGGGCGAAGTGGGCGCCGAGGCAGACGTGCGGGCCGTCCCCGAAGGAGACGTGCGGGTTGGGTGCCCGGTCGAGGTCCAGCCGTGCCGGGTCGGTGAAGACGCGCTCGTCGTGGTTGGCCGAGGCGTGGAAGACCACCACCTTCTCCCCCGCCCGGATCCGCTGCCCGGCCAGTTCGGTGTCGACGGCGGCCGTGCGGCGGAAGCTGAGCACCGGCGGGTGCACGCGCAGGAGTTCGTCCACGGCCCGGGCCGGGTCGGTCCGTCCCTCGGCCAGTCTCCGGTATGCGTCCGGGGCGGCGGCCAGCGCCAGCAGCCCGCCCGGGGCCGCGCTGCGGACGGTGTCGTTGCCGGCGACGGTGAGCAGGAAGAAGAACATCTCCAGTTCGGCATCGGCCAGTCCGGCTTCGGCGAGGGTGGTCATCAGGTCTTCGGCGGGATGCCGGCGTTTGTGGGCGGCGAGCTCGCGGGCGTACTCGAACATTTCGCCGAGCAGGGCCGGGGAGCGCGGGTTGACGGGCCGCCCGTCCGGGCCGAGCACCGGTGCCGGGGCGTCCTCCGGGTCCTGGTAGCCGATGATCCGCACGGTCCAGTCCAGCAGCAGGCCGCGGTCGGCGGCCGGGACTCCCAGCAGGTCGGTGAGGTTGAGCAGGGCGTACTCGTCGGTGACCGTGCGGACCAGGTCGGCGGTGCCGTCCTCGGCGGCGTCCCGGGCGGCGGTCAGCAGGGTACGGGCGCGGTCGCGGACCCGGCCGGCGAAGGCCTCGATGCGGCCGGGGGTGAAGGCGCGGGCGGCCAGCCGGCGCAGCCGGCCGTGCTCCGGAGGGTCCTGGTTGAGCATGGTGCGGCGGAGGAAGGGCAGGTCGGCGGGGTCGGGGTCGCGGATCTGGGTGGCGCCCAGGCAGGAGGAGTACGTGCGGTGGTCGCGCAGTACCCGGACGGTGTCGGCGTGCCGGGTGACCGCCCAGAAGCCGGGCCCGGCCGGCCAGCCGAGGAGCTCGGGCTCGCTCTGCCGGGCCACCGGATGGTGGTCGCGGAGCCTGCGGTAGCGGTCGTGCGGGATGCCCTCGGCATAGCGGCGGGGGTCGAAGACGTCCGGGATGCCGGGGGCGGGTTGCTCCATGGCCGCCACAGTGCGTGCCGGGGCCGCGGCTCCGCAAGACCGCGGCCGTCGGACGGTCATGGCCGGGCCCGGCCATGACCCACCGGACACCCCTCCTAGTTCAGGCCGCAGCGTTCCGCCGGCAGGCTGCCGTCGGGGCCGGTCAGGACCAGCTCGGACGACCCCCGGCCGGGGGTGGCGAAGGCGACGGTGCACAGCACCTGACGGCGGGCGAGCGGGCTCAGCCTGGCGACCGGGAAGCCCACCCGGACCTCGAGAACACCGTCCGAGCGGTTGGTGAAGGCGGTCGCGTGGAAGAGGTCCTTCTCGGGCCCGGAGGGCAGCTCGGTGGTCAGGCCGGCCGCGGTGTCCGCCTCCTCGGGGCCGTTCATCAGCAGCCGGACAAGCTCCGGGGCGGAGTAGGGCGGGTACCGGTGGCGGGGCACCGGGGCGAGCCGGCCGGCCGGGTCGACCAGGTAGATCATGGCGGTCCCGTTGGGGTCGCCGACGCTGACGGAGGCCGCCTGGCCGCTCTCGATCACCCAGGTGGGCTCGATGCCGCAGCCGGAGAGCAGCAGGGCGAGCAGTGCGGCGGCGCCGGCCGCGGCGACCGGGCGCCCGCCGCGACGGGGGCGGAGTCTGCGGTTCATTCGCGGGCCTCCAGCGGCATGTCGACGGTGAACACCGCACCACCGGCGGCTCCGTTGGCGGCGCGCACGGTCCCGCCGTGCAGCCGGATGTTCTCCAGGGTGATGGCCAGGCCCAGACCGCTGCCGGAGGAGCGGGCCCGGGAGGCGTCGGCCTTGAAGAAGCGGTCGAAGATGTGCGGCAGCACCTCGGGGGCGATACCGGGTCCCCGGTCGGCGACCTCGACCACCAGCCGGTCCCCGCCGGAGCCCGCCGCGGTGTGCACGGAGACCTGGACGGGGGCCTCGCCGTGCTTGAGGGCGTTGCCGACCAGGTTGGCGAGGATCACGTCGAAGCGGCGCGAGTCCAGCCGGGCCCGGACGTTCCGGGGCAGCTGGGTGACGACCTGG
This window harbors:
- a CDS encoding cytochrome P450 produces the protein MEQPAPGIPDVFDPRRYAEGIPHDRYRRLRDHHPVARQSEPELLGWPAGPGFWAVTRHADTVRVLRDHRTYSSCLGATQIRDPDPADLPFLRRTMLNQDPPEHGRLRRLAARAFTPGRIEAFAGRVRDRARTLLTAARDAAEDGTADLVRTVTDEYALLNLTDLLGVPAADRGLLLDWTVRIIGYQDPEDAPAPVLGPDGRPVNPRSPALLGEMFEYARELAAHKRRHPAEDLMTTLAEAGLADAELEMFFFLLTVAGNDTVRSAAPGGLLALAAAPDAYRRLAEGRTDPARAVDELLRVHPPVLSFRRTAAVDTELAGQRIRAGEKVVVFHASANHDERVFTDPARLDLDRAPNPHVSFGDGPHVCLGAHFARLQLRTFYEEWTALMPPPELAAPPRRLVSNFINGITRLPLRVSGRPG